Proteins encoded within one genomic window of Cardinium endosymbiont of Culicoides punctatus:
- a CDS encoding DUF4290 domain-containing protein encodes MYDYNTTRSPLMLREYGRNIQKLMDQFESIDDKNSRTQKAQAIIKLMEVVNPHAESIQKRWDDLFILSDYKLDIDAPYAKPSRRESIRQSYMNMPLMHPIRYKYYGRNMELLVEKIASISSISEREQMLMGVVKLMRRFSSTWNNDYISNERIIEDIKRMLPSNIVLDLGIIRTMADDDANAQKARSRPRLMTTASKKREQKNNL; translated from the coding sequence ATGTACGATTACAATACAACTCGATCTCCCTTAATGCTTAGGGAATATGGAAGGAATATACAAAAACTTATGGATCAGTTTGAAAGTATTGACGATAAAAATTCGCGTACTCAAAAGGCTCAAGCCATTATAAAGTTGATGGAAGTAGTTAATCCTCATGCAGAATCTATCCAGAAACGGTGGGATGATCTTTTTATACTATCGGACTATAAACTTGACATTGATGCTCCATATGCTAAGCCTAGTAGAAGAGAAAGCATTCGGCAATCTTACATGAATATGCCGCTTATGCATCCAATTAGATACAAATATTATGGAAGGAATATGGAGCTTTTAGTTGAGAAGATAGCTAGTATAAGTTCAATTAGTGAGCGAGAACAGATGCTTATGGGAGTAGTCAAGCTTATGCGTCGATTTAGTAGTACCTGGAATAATGATTACATTAGTAATGAAAGAATTATAGAGGATATTAAAAGAATGTTACCAAGTAATATTGTTCTTGATCTAGGTATTATACGTACCATGGCAGATGATGATGCAAATGCCCAAAAAGCCAGATCTAGACCAAGACTTATGACTACTGCTTCTAAGAAAAGAGAACAAAAAAACAATTTGTAG
- a CDS encoding ankyrin repeat domain-containing protein, whose translation MIGFRFFIFLLPLLGVIFHAYSKSDVELEIFFSKLSIIDQKFMIAIEENDYKKTQECIQNGQDVNSQNFFGYTPLHYVSKRGNKKIVALLIQSNALLDPISVKNGNTPLLLAVKAGHKDVTSLLLKAGANVNIVNHKGYNALHIAIQHNRKDLVQLLLQAGASCNTYTEKGYSCLSLAIRVGSLSMVRFLLQQKEIVDSQDKKGYSELHWAVKQNNATIFHTLLLSKKFNVHAKTKQNATLLHLAVANPKIDPKLLRILLHNSALLVNIQDVTGSTPLHYAAFKNQLDVVSGLLKHKSIDVNIQNKVGQTALHYAAQNNHISIVKKLLAHTDIDITLRNKKNLTPVELAMECKHFAISKLLLAYKELIGID comes from the coding sequence AAATCTGATGTAGAATTAGAAATTTTTTTTAGTAAGCTATCAATTATAGATCAAAAATTTATGATAGCTATTGAAGAAAATGATTATAAAAAAACGCAAGAATGTATACAAAATGGACAAGATGTTAATAGTCAAAATTTTTTCGGATATACTCCATTACATTACGTATCTAAGAGAGGAAATAAAAAAATTGTTGCATTACTCATTCAGTCAAATGCCCTATTAGATCCCATAAGTGTTAAAAATGGAAATACCCCCTTGTTATTAGCTGTTAAAGCAGGGCATAAAGATGTTACGTCGTTGTTATTAAAAGCTGGAGCAAATGTGAACATTGTAAATCATAAAGGATACAATGCCCTGCATATTGCTATTCAACATAACCGGAAAGATCTTGTTCAGTTATTGTTACAAGCAGGTGCTTCTTGTAATACCTACACAGAAAAAGGGTATAGCTGTTTATCATTAGCTATTAGAGTAGGTAGCTTATCCATGGTACGATTTTTATTGCAGCAAAAAGAGATAGTTGATTCACAAGATAAAAAAGGATATTCGGAACTGCATTGGGCAGTTAAACAAAATAATGCAACTATTTTTCATACATTATTGCTTTCTAAAAAATTTAATGTCCATGCAAAAACAAAACAGAATGCTACTTTATTGCATCTTGCAGTTGCAAATCCAAAGATTGATCCAAAGTTATTAAGAATACTTCTCCATAATAGTGCACTATTGGTAAATATCCAAGATGTAACTGGAAGTACACCCTTACATTATGCAGCATTCAAAAATCAGTTAGATGTAGTAAGTGGCCTATTGAAGCATAAATCTATAGATGTTAATATACAGAATAAAGTAGGTCAAACAGCACTACATTATGCCGCTCAAAATAACCATATATCTATTGTGAAAAAGTTATTAGCACACACCGATATAGATATAACTCTAAGGAATAAAAAAAATCTTACCCCTGTAGAACTTGCTATGGAGTGTAAGCATTTTGCAATTTCAAAATTGCTTTTGGCTTATAAAGAACTAATAGGAATTGATTAA
- the murA gene encoding UDP-N-acetylglucosamine 1-carboxyvinyltransferase, which yields MEKFIVNGGRQLSGTIKPQGSKNEALQVICATLLTDKIVSLHNVPDIADVRSMIKLLTFLGVQITSLGSGSYQFCASHLEKQAMFNEDFREAFTKVRGSIMLLAPLLVRFGEVTIPKPGGDRIGRRGLHAHFTGLGHLGVTFAYNVAQESWISKCTTLKGSYILMPEASVTGTANTIMAACLSKGKTIIYHAACEPHVQALCHMLANMGAKITGIGSNLLTIEGVSHLNGTTHTILSDMLEIGSFIGLAAATRSALTITDVPIQLFTPVWNYFRKLGIILEECSSSLHIPLQEGYHIQKETDGSLVTFSDAIWPGFPTDLISVIIIVAVHAHGHALIHQRMFESRLFFVDHLIAMGARLVLCDPHRVHVVGLGNAYRLHATRMHSSDIRAGISLLIAALSAKGTSIIENINQIDRGYERIDQRLNALGASVERV from the coding sequence ATGGAGAAGTTTATCGTAAATGGTGGACGTCAGTTGTCTGGTACTATAAAGCCACAAGGATCTAAAAATGAAGCACTTCAAGTAATATGTGCCACGTTGTTGACTGATAAAATAGTATCACTACACAACGTTCCTGATATTGCAGATGTGCGTAGTATGATAAAACTGTTGACCTTTTTAGGTGTACAAATTACATCTTTAGGTAGTGGAAGTTACCAATTTTGTGCCTCTCATCTTGAAAAACAAGCAATGTTTAATGAAGATTTTCGGGAAGCGTTCACAAAAGTTAGAGGCTCTATTATGCTGTTAGCCCCTCTTTTAGTTCGGTTTGGAGAGGTAACTATACCTAAACCTGGGGGAGATAGAATTGGAAGAAGGGGCTTGCATGCTCATTTTACTGGATTAGGTCACCTAGGTGTTACATTTGCCTATAATGTTGCTCAGGAAAGCTGGATATCAAAGTGTACAACGTTAAAGGGAAGCTATATACTTATGCCAGAAGCCTCCGTAACGGGAACAGCTAATACAATCATGGCTGCTTGCTTGAGCAAAGGGAAAACGATTATTTATCATGCAGCCTGTGAACCACACGTACAAGCACTATGTCACATGTTGGCTAACATGGGAGCTAAGATTACAGGTATTGGTTCTAATCTATTAACTATAGAAGGAGTAAGCCATTTGAATGGAACAACACACACCATTTTATCTGATATGCTAGAAATTGGTAGTTTCATTGGGCTAGCAGCAGCAACAAGATCTGCATTAACCATTACAGATGTACCCATTCAACTTTTTACTCCTGTGTGGAATTATTTTAGGAAACTAGGCATTATTTTAGAGGAGTGTAGTTCTTCGTTGCATATCCCATTGCAAGAAGGCTATCATATTCAAAAAGAGACGGATGGTAGTTTAGTGACTTTTTCTGATGCTATTTGGCCAGGATTTCCTACTGACTTGATTAGTGTTATTATTATAGTTGCAGTGCATGCACATGGCCATGCGTTGATCCATCAAAGAATGTTTGAAAGCAGACTCTTTTTTGTGGATCATTTAATCGCAATGGGAGCACGATTGGTATTATGTGATCCACACAGAGTCCATGTAGTAGGGTTAGGCAATGCTTATAGGCTACATGCAACACGTATGCACTCAAGCGATATTAGGGCTGGAATTAGTTTATTGATTGCAGCGCTGTCAGCAAAAGGAACTAGTATTATTGAAAATATCAACCAAATTGATAGAGGATACGAACGAATTGACCAACGGCTAAATGCATTAGGCGCATCGGTAGAAAGAGTATAA